The following are encoded in a window of Gossypium raimondii isolate GPD5lz chromosome 13, ASM2569854v1, whole genome shotgun sequence genomic DNA:
- the LOC105784007 gene encoding serine acetyltransferase 1, chloroplastic: MKVLGTPRPLPLALDTNDSRVLSHTHSSPSILSSTKHSHKLSKSMATCIDTSRTTEPSQVSQPPNRSQPDEIHYKYVKFCRPTFTDHVSSIPFSENHTNGIHTRKIADLSFEEEGEVAEMGSLWLKMNEEARLDAEQEPILSNYYYSSILSQNSLECALANHLSIKLSNSSLPSCTLFDIFMGIVLEDKGIVKAVKEDLKAVKERDPACISYVHCFLNYKGFLACQAHRIAHNLWSQERKVLALLIQNRVSEVFAVDIHPGAKIGSGVFFDHATGVVVGETAVIGNNVSILHNVTLGGTGKVCGDRHPKIGDGVLIGAGTCILGNIKIGDGAKVGAGSVVLKDVPPKTTAVGNPARLIGGRENPVKLDKIPSFIMDHTSHITEWSDYVI; encoded by the coding sequence aTGAAAGTTCTGGGGACACCTCGTCCTTTACCTCTTGCTTTAGATACCAACGACTCTCGTGTTCTCTCTCATACACactcttctccatcaatactcTCATCCACGAAACATTCTCACAAGCTTTCCAAATCCATGGCTACTTGTATCGACACCTCAAGAACAACCGAGCCTTCCCAAGTTTCCCAGCCTCCAAACAGGTCTCAACCTGATGAAATCCATTACAAGTATGTAAAATTCTGCAGACCCACTTTTACTGACCATGTTTCAAGCATACCCTTTAGCGAAAACCACACAAATGGCATCCACACCAGAAAAATTGCTGATTTATCTTttgaagaagaaggagaagtaGCAGAGATGGGTTCTTTATGGCTGAAAATGAACGAAGAGGCAAGGTTAGATGCTGAGCAAGAGCCCATCTTGTCAAATTATTATTACAGCTCAATTTTGTCTCAGAATTCATTAGAATGTGCTTTGGCAAACCATTTGTCAATCAAGTTAAGCAATTCAAGTCTTCCTAGTTGTACTCTGTTTGATATATTCATGGGGATTGTTTTGGAAGATAAAGGAATTGTAAAAGCTGTCAAGGAAGATTTAAAAGCTGTTAAAGAAAGAGACCCTGCATGTATAAGTTATGTGCATTGCTTTTTGAATTATAAAGGGTTCCTTGCATGTCAAGCACATAGGATAGCACATAATTTATGGTCACAAGAGAGGAAAGTTTTGGCCTTGTTGATACAAAATAGGGTGTCTGAGGTTTTTGCTGTGGATATTCATCCTGGGGCTAAGATTGGGAGTGGAGTATTTTTTGATCATGCTACTGGAGTTGTTGTTGGAGAGACTGCTGTTattggaaacaatgtatcaatcTTACATAATGTGACATTAGGAGGAACTGGTAAGGTTTGTGGTGATAGACATCCAAAGATTGGAGATGGAGTTTTGATTGGTGCTGGCACTTGTATTTTgggaaatattaaaattggtGATGGAGCTAAGGTTGGTGCTGGCTCTGTGGTGTTAAAGGATGTGCCTCCCAAGACTACTGCCGTCGGGAACCCGGCTAGACTGATTGGAGGTCGGGAGAACCCCGTTAAGCTTGACAAGATTCCAAGTTTTATCATGGATCATACTTCACACATTACTGAATGGTCTGACTATGTCATATAG